The following coding sequences are from one Pseudomonadota bacterium window:
- a CDS encoding flagellar motor protein MotB: MDEEYKKPNPAKTHKAYFKPLKSSYTLEDYYAGLPSEEEMRLYNSTHKPQRRIWPIAWSDLMMTMFILFAVMYVYKSANHNFSFINQVEANIVPATSTETGNSSEVRMSIESLNSSSLNKLEKAEDTIQLQHITDIGKIELQEDKAVRIIFPGDLLFDTGSADLKPSSLNTLRQVANAIRITDYHVNVVGHTDNVPIHSENFATNWELSAGRACIVTRFLIEQMNLSEERFYVSGYANLQPVVPNDTAENRATNRRVELVLTKSRPKAENKLPI; the protein is encoded by the coding sequence ATGGATGAAGAATATAAAAAACCAAACCCGGCAAAGACACACAAAGCTTATTTCAAGCCTTTGAAATCGTCGTATACGCTGGAAGACTATTATGCAGGCTTACCTTCGGAAGAAGAAATGCGGCTATATAACAGCACACATAAGCCTCAGCGGAGGATTTGGCCTATTGCATGGTCAGATCTGATGATGACCATGTTTATTCTGTTTGCCGTTATGTATGTTTACAAATCAGCAAACCATAATTTTTCTTTTATAAACCAGGTTGAAGCGAATATAGTACCGGCGACTTCAACGGAAACAGGAAACTCATCCGAAGTCCGGATGTCAATTGAATCGCTAAACTCTTCGTCTTTAAACAAGTTGGAAAAGGCTGAGGATACCATACAGCTTCAGCATATTACTGATATCGGAAAGATTGAGCTTCAGGAGGATAAGGCGGTCAGGATCATTTTCCCCGGGGATCTTTTGTTTGATACCGGAAGTGCCGATTTAAAGCCTTCGTCCTTAAACACGCTCAGGCAGGTGGCAAATGCTATTCGCATTACCGACTACCATGTGAATGTGGTGGGACATACCGATAATGTTCCCATTCATTCGGAAAATTTTGCCACCAATTGGGAACTTTCTGCAGGCCGGGCATGTATCGTTACCCGGTTTTTAATCGAACAGATGAATCTTTCAGAAGAGCGGTTTTATGTGAGCGGCTATGCTAATCTGCAGCCGGTGGTACCTAACGATACAGCCGAAAACAGGGCAACCAATCGACGGGTTGAGCTTGTCCTGACAAAGAGCAGACCAAAGGCAGAAAATAAGCTCCCTATCTGA
- a CDS encoding MotA/TolQ/ExbB proton channel family protein codes for MEVIFGNYQNILGVFCFTALFCGGPLMYGHAGLYFNLSGFLIVIGGTFAAAFVSFKAERLKIVCKVLKSSYMAREIEPYEIVETLVDLSIKRRLRGLLSLQEDEQEATVMFLRQALGYLVDGYDIRQIRDFLTTEINFFRIRREETERVLRTIAETCPSFGLIGSVVGLMSMISGIGDTSVILATIPVALTSTLYGVLFSSFIFGPFAAHIQERTDREILLQRIILEGVIAIGSNLHPRALESKLKSFLTPSDRADKIVSLERIRKEFKVKDSNLFQPEREKAQQFSSASK; via the coding sequence ATGGAAGTAATTTTTGGTAACTACCAAAACATTTTAGGTGTGTTTTGTTTTACAGCTTTATTTTGCGGCGGGCCCTTAATGTATGGACATGCAGGACTCTATTTCAACCTATCCGGTTTTCTGATTGTAATCGGCGGAACTTTTGCTGCAGCCTTTGTGAGCTTCAAAGCCGAACGCCTCAAGATTGTGTGCAAGGTGCTTAAATCTTCATATATGGCCCGGGAAATTGAGCCATATGAAATTGTTGAAACACTTGTGGATTTATCTATAAAAAGAAGACTCAGGGGACTTCTGTCGCTCCAGGAAGATGAGCAGGAAGCAACTGTTATGTTTCTGCGCCAGGCACTTGGTTATCTTGTGGATGGCTACGATATCCGGCAGATTAGAGATTTTCTGACAACCGAGATCAACTTCTTCCGGATACGGCGGGAGGAAACCGAACGTGTACTTAGAACCATAGCTGAAACCTGTCCTTCTTTTGGTCTTATCGGCAGTGTGGTAGGCCTTATGAGTATGATTTCCGGGATAGGAGATACATCGGTTATTCTTGCGACTATCCCGGTAGCACTGACATCAACCTTATATGGTGTATTGTTTTCAAGCTTCATATTCGGGCCATTTGCAGCACATATCCAGGAACGCACAGACCGGGAAATTCTCCTGCAAAGAATCATTTTGGAAGGAGTGATCGCAATTGGAAGCAATTTGCATCCAAGGGCACTTGAAAGCAAACTCAAATCTTTTTTAACCCCTTCTGACCGGGCAGATAAAATAGTTTCTTTGGAAAGGATTCGAAAGGAATTTAAAGTTAAGGACTCAAACCTTTTTCAACCTGAGAGAGAAAAAGCCCAACAGTTTTCTTCGGCTTCCAAATAG
- a CDS encoding alpha/beta hydrolase: MKLISITTLLLITSITLFGIVGCSPIERMFLFFPSHNPHNNSLTPWNRNGETIGYSRMVESPKNVWLMLHGNAGQASDRLYAIPCFSDKDSIFILEYPGYGDRKGVPSKESFNHAAKEAYLFLRGTYPDIPVCVAGESIGSGPASYLATLDNKPVKLVLIVPFDKLSLVAKEHFPSFLVWLILKDNWDNIEALSNYKGAIDIFGAEADAIIPVQHAKALAASVPGSKLVIIDGGHNDWSYEGKVKIRNP; this comes from the coding sequence ATGAAACTAATATCAATAACGACATTACTTCTTATTACATCCATCACCCTTTTTGGAATAGTTGGATGTTCGCCGATTGAAAGAATGTTTCTATTCTTTCCTTCTCATAATCCTCACAATAACAGTCTTACGCCATGGAACAGAAACGGCGAAACTATCGGTTACTCACGAATGGTTGAATCGCCTAAGAACGTATGGTTAATGCTTCATGGAAACGCCGGTCAGGCATCAGACCGTTTATATGCGATACCATGTTTTTCAGATAAAGATTCTATCTTTATTCTTGAATACCCCGGATACGGAGACCGTAAAGGTGTCCCATCGAAAGAGTCTTTTAATCATGCAGCAAAAGAAGCATATCTATTTCTCAGAGGAACTTACCCTGATATTCCGGTTTGTGTAGCCGGTGAATCTATCGGATCTGGTCCTGCATCATATCTTGCAACTCTTGATAATAAACCGGTTAAATTAGTGTTAATCGTTCCTTTTGATAAACTTTCTTTAGTTGCCAAAGAGCATTTCCCATCTTTTCTTGTCTGGTTGATATTAAAGGATAACTGGGACAATATAGAAGCACTCTCAAATTATAAAGGTGCTATCGATATTTTTGGCGCTGAAGCAGATGCAATTATTCCGGTACAGCATGCAAAGGCGCTTGCAGCATCCGTTCCTGGATCAAAGCTTGTAATCATTGATGGCGGGCATAATGATTGGTCTTACGAAGGTAAAGTAAAAATAAGAAACCCGTGA
- a CDS encoding ORF6N domain-containing protein, which translates to MQHKSKDLIPEKSILKTILVIRGQKVILDSDLAALYGVETKRLNEQARRNIDKFPEDFMFRLTKEEFENLKSQIATSSSGWGGRRKQPLVFTEHGALQAANVLNSAQANKMSVFIVRAFIRLREMALKNEKLALKVDQLERRVSDHDEILIDLVREIRRLIEIPEPKGKKPKIGFIISGELKTKL; encoded by the coding sequence ATGCAGCATAAATCAAAAGATCTTATTCCTGAAAAGAGCATATTAAAAACCATATTAGTCATTCGTGGTCAAAAAGTAATATTGGATTCAGATCTTGCTGCATTGTATGGTGTGGAAACAAAACGCTTAAACGAGCAAGCCCGAAGAAATATTGATAAATTTCCAGAGGATTTTATGTTCCGGCTGACCAAAGAGGAATTCGAAAACTTGAAGTCGCAAATTGCGACATCAAGTTCAGGCTGGGGTGGCAGACGAAAACAGCCCTTAGTTTTTACAGAACATGGTGCTTTGCAGGCGGCAAATGTTCTTAATTCAGCGCAGGCAAATAAGATGAGCGTCTTTATCGTAAGAGCATTCATACGGCTACGTGAAATGGCACTCAAAAATGAAAAGCTGGCTCTAAAAGTCGATCAACTTGAAAGGCGGGTCAGTGACCATGATGAGATATTAATTGATTTGGTTCGTGAAATTCGCAGGTTGATCGAAATCCCGGAACCAAAAGGGAAAAAGCCCAAAATCGGTTTTATCATCTCTGGTGAACTAAAGACAAAACTCTAA
- a CDS encoding DUF2971 domain-containing protein has protein sequence MILYKYKPFNVWALDIIVNNELYLADPKELNDPMDCAILIDEKREELPTAICSLSKKNNDYLMWSHYADGHKGICLKLNYDNIIKAIEVENQKATQRKTVYLEEVNYCSEKEYRKNVNNMRTDRGDIIIDKKNTLLKIKTNNFKHEKEIRLITKSFDIKKKLR, from the coding sequence TTGATACTCTATAAATACAAACCATTTAATGTTTGGGCATTAGACATTATTGTAAATAATGAATTATACCTCGCTGATCCTAAAGAGTTAAACGATCCGATGGATTGTGCCATATTAATCGATGAAAAAAGAGAAGAATTACCAACTGCTATTTGCTCTCTTAGTAAGAAAAACAACGATTATCTAATGTGGTCTCATTACGCAGATGGTCATAAAGGCATATGCTTAAAACTCAATTATGATAATATTATTAAAGCAATTGAAGTTGAAAATCAAAAAGCAACACAACGAAAAACAGTTTATTTAGAAGAAGTTAACTATTGTTCTGAAAAAGAATATAGAAAAAATGTTAATAATATGCGTACAGATAGAGGGGATATTATTATCGATAAAAAAAATACATTATTAAAAATAAAAACAAACAATTTCAAACATGAAAAAGAAATTAGATTAATAACCAAAAGTTTTGATATTAAAAAAAAATTAAGGTAA